Proteins encoded in a region of the Zea mays cultivar B73 chromosome 2, Zm-B73-REFERENCE-NAM-5.0, whole genome shotgun sequence genome:
- the LOC100284220 gene encoding clathrin binding protein (The RefSeq protein has 2 substitutions compared to this genomic sequence) has translation MEALRKQASKFKEQVAKQQQAVIKQFSTTGYERSDSIVIDEVELQRHQQLEKLYTSTRSVRDFQKDIVRAAEGLVSIGNKHIEVGTKFSEDCYRYGSENNASDEALRKAASLYGGALRNIEKEYEDFNRILSSQTIDPLRAMAMGRPLEDARGLAQRYSRMRHEAEILSTEIARRKARVREAPIAEHTTKLQQSEARMIEHKASMAVLGKEAAAALATVESQQQRVTLQRLVGTAEAEKLFHLRLAAILDDVEAEMSSEKQRRESAPPIISSHKRAEKAQYFLAEVMHNFNGTTEKELSLIVGDYVVVRQIAPNGWAEGECRGKAGWFPAAYVERRENIPPNKVFPQV, from the exons GCTGTTATAAAGCAATTCAGTACTACTGGCTATGAGCGGTCAGATTCCATTGTAATTGATGAGGTTGAACTACAGAGACATCAACAGCTTGAGAAATTGTATACTTCTACTCGTTCTGTAAGG GATTTCCAGAAGGACATAGTTAGAGCAGCTGAAGGTTTGGTGTCTATTGGAAACAAACATATTGAAGTGG GAACAAAATTTTCTGAGGACTGCTATAGATATGGAAGCGAAAATAATGCAAGCGACGAAGCCCTTAGAAAAGCAGCATCACTATACGGAGGTGCTTTGAGAAATATTGAGAAAGAGTATGAAGATTTCAACAGAATTTTATCTTCTCAG ACTATAGACCCATTGAGAGCAATGGCTATGGGTGGACCCCTGGAAGATGCTCGTGGTCTTGCACAGCGCTATAGCAGGATGAGACATGAAGCTGAGATCCTC TCTACTGAAATTGCTAGAAGAAAGGCACGGGTAAGAGAAGCTCCAATTGCTGAGCACACTACAAAGCTTCAGCAATCAGAAGCTAGAATGATAGAGCACAAAGCAAGCATGGCCGTGTTAGGGAAGGAAGCAGCAGCTGCACTTGCAGCTGTCGAGTCTCAACAGCAACGAGTGACCCTTCAGAGGCTGGTTGGCACG GCGGAAGCAGAAAAGTTATTCCATCTGAGATTAGCTGCTATACTTGATGACGTTGAGGCAGAG ATGTCCTCTGAGAAGCAAAGGAGAGAATCTGCACCACCTATCATATCTTCACATAAGCGTGCTGAGAAAGCTCAGTACTTCCTTGCTGAG GTAATGCATAATTTCAATGGAACCACGGAGAAGGAACTGAGCTTAATTGTTGGCGATTATGTTGTTGTTCGTCAG ATTGCTCCCAACGGCTGGGCGGAAGGAGAATGCCGAGGGAAGGCTGGCTGGTTTCCGGCTGCCTATGTTGAGAGGCGCGAGAATATCCCCCCGAATAAAGTTTTCCCTCAAGTATAA